In Deltaproteobacteria bacterium, a single window of DNA contains:
- a CDS encoding NADH-quinone oxidoreductase subunit J — MEQTFFIIFAVLAVASAIAVISLRNPVHSAVFLMVCFIQVAAIFVLLRSPFLAVVQIFVYVGAVMVLFLFVVMMLDIRKATIERFVYGKGKFLAVIAAVVLLYEINKVFRRSSLANQVISSERHLDGSVAEIGTVLFTDYILPFEVISIVLLVALVGAIVLGKKEIK; from the coding sequence TTGGAACAAACTTTTTTCATAATATTCGCCGTTCTAGCGGTTGCATCTGCAATAGCGGTTATATCTTTAAGAAACCCTGTTCACAGCGCTGTATTTCTGATGGTCTGTTTTATACAGGTTGCGGCAATCTTTGTCCTGCTTCGTTCTCCGTTTCTTGCTGTTGTTCAGATATTTGTGTATGTGGGCGCTGTAATGGTCTTGTTCCTTTTTGTTGTTATGATGTTGGACATTCGCAAGGCAACCATAGAAAGATTTGTTTATGGCAAAGGCAAATTTTTGGCAGTAATTGCGGCAGTAGTCCTTCTTTATGAAATCAATAAGGTGTTTCGCAGGAGCAGTCTTGCAAATCAGGTAATTTCCTCTGAAAGACATCTGGACGGAAGTGTTGCTGAGATAGGCACTGTGCTTTTTACAGACTATATACTTCCGTTTGAAGTTATCTCAATTGTGCTTTTGGTTGCCCTTGTCGGCGCTATTGTTTTAGGAAAGAAGGAGATAAAGTGA